tctcgaaagggaacatattgtgtagaaatacaggaccgagaacaaaaatctcttcaacaaggtggactagaaggtagGTCATggtattaaagaaggaaggtggaaaggccatctcaaagctgataaggcattgcaccacatcattctacAGCTATAGTAGATTGTttcgatggattgccttctgagaaatcatgttgaggattgcacatagcttcacgattgcaattctcacattctctagtagagtacccctcagtgcaacaggcagcaattgtgtcatcaggacgtggcagtcatgggcctttagatttatgaatttcttctctttaatatttattattccctgtatatttgaggagtagcccgatgggaccttgatactattcaagcactcaaacatgctttccttctctttcttgctgagagtgtaactgataggatgcaagtaatatccatcatctctcttttctggatgtaggccaactcgttgtttcatacatttcaggtcccaacatgcttcaattgtatcctttgcctttccatatgtacctaggaagccaagcatgttcgcaaagatttttcatcaggtgcatcacatcgattgcattatgGACAttaaggacttcccaataacgTAGCTCCCAAAAtgtagacttcttcttccacatgggtgcatgtccatccTCGTCGTTCGTAACAGGTTGGCTATCAGAGCCCTTGCCAATGTCTACTGTCACATcttttatcatagaaaatacacgtttaccattacggtgaatgggcttagtacgtttttcttcctccctttcaaaatgcttccctttctttcttaatgggtgcTTAGCAGGCaaaaatcgacgatgacccgtatacacgaccttccgacagtgtttcaaatacatgctgcaagtatcatctaaacaaggcatgcaggctcgatatcccttgtttgtctgtccagACAGATTACCAAGTGTGggtcaatcattgatggttacaaatagcaatgctcgtaggttaaaattctcctttttatcctcatcccacacacgtacaccttttACCTTCCATAAcattaaaagttcatcaaccaacgataTTAGGTAAATATCAATGTCATTGATAGGTTGTTTTGGCCATGAATAATTactggcatcataatgaacttccatttcatgcacatccagggcAGAAGGTTCAACAGACATAAGGTCACaagccaagtgctatgaccactactgaactcaccgaatggattgaatccatctatacttaaaccaaatcgtatgttccttgcatccttttcaaactcgaaaaattctctatcaactattCTCCACTAGGACCCATTAGTGGGGTGTCTAATCATTTCATgttgcttacattcttctttgtgccaatgcatcaactttgcatgtgccttgtttctgaacaaatgcttcaagcgtggtactatagggaaataccatatTACCTTTGCaaaaactttcttcttgctggcctgcccctcaacattaccgggtcatctcgcctgatcttataacgcagcgcttcgcacacaggaTAAGCCTCCTATTTCTTGTAGTCCTCATCGTGATGGAGGATataatcattaggacatgcatgtatcttttgtacctccaaacccataTGGCAAACAACATTTTTGCTTCATACGTTGAGGACGACAATTCGTTCCCcttgggaagcatgttctttatgattttcattaactcatcaaaatccttatcagaaactccattgttttgccttccattgcaacatttccagtgtggtacccaactttttgtgcccctatttgcaatctgggtacaacaatttcttatgatcatctaacatatgcTCAAACTTCTTtcagtccttcacattctcacggtcttcctttgcatctcacaGCACCTGACCTAAATCATCGGTCggaccttcttctgcaaccatctcttcttcagcctcgtccattgcagcatctgcaaaggcacctccttgagtccagtcaggaatgtagttatcatcttcttcatcatcatcatcttccatcataactcctcttttctcCTGCTTGGTTCAAatgaaatagttaggcatgaattctgaactgtatatgtgggcatgaatagtctttctggttgagtaatccttctcatttttgcaaattcggcatggacaacaaatggaACCAGACGACGACTTGTTGGACTCTACCAGAtagagaaaaccacgcaagcattaatgtactccatggagcgtttgtccacgttgtacatccattgttgatccatctacaaaatattatcgaaccaaagatattctgatcatccatataATTATACCTGAAACATAaccaacatgatacaaattttattaaactcaaatattgctgaaagtttagatagaaatacacaaatttaaattttagacccaaacaacatgataaaCTATGAGgcttcacctggtactaatgggtgacctccaaccggtactaaagggggtcacaggGGGCTCCTAGGAAATTAGCCGttagacccgatactaatgcttACATTAataccgggtcaaaaatcaaccggtactaagagcTAGAACAATGCTTAGTTTTCCAGTAGTATCATCTGATCCATTATGAAGTCTATGCAGTCATGTTTCTAGAGATTTTAAAAGTTTGATGTCTATCTACAATCTGGCATGGAAGTTTCAAAGAAAACAACTTTTTCAACAAAAATGGTGGTCAAAACTAATGTGACAACTCACGACCTTATATCAAGGATCATAGTAACATATTACGTGTGCATGTACTCATACCGGTGGAAAACGCAacattagtcccagttggtaggggtCGAAGATCCCAAAAATTTATCTGggactaaattttcgagacaCAAGGGagttctttagtcccaggtgaatCACCCGGGActataccaatcgggactaaaaaggttaaaaaaataaaaaaaattgggccACGTGCCAGGCAGGCCagtcgcccgcccgccgcccacgcccgccgccacccgccttAGCTCCACCGCCCGCGACTCCACCCGCTGCCCGCGCCTCCACTCGCTCGGCCGCCCACGCCCGCTTGCCGCTCGGCCGCCtgctgcctccgccggcccGCTCGGCCGCCCGACTacccgcgcccgccgctgctCGGCCTCCCACCCACGCCGGGTGCCTCCCACCCGCTCGgctgcccgccgcctccggctggCTAGCGTCGCTCCCCCGCGTGCCAGCCCTGCCCTTGCCCCGCGCCGCTCCTCACTcctagtgaggggcgagcaaagGGGGAAGCGGAGGGtcagcagagggggagggggcggcggtggcaggaggggagggggtggcggcggcgcaaggtgaggaggagagggagaggagacaGATAAAAAAAGCTAGAGGTGAAAGCAAAGAGGCGCTAGAGGGAGAGAAAGGGtgaggaggagaagataagggtGAGCAGGGAGCTGCGTGGAGGgacattttgtcccggttggagtcacgaaccgggactaaagaccctccttttatcctggttggaaattAACTGGGACCAAACCTTTTGTCCTTATtggaattaccaatcgggataagGGGGGgttcttttgtcccgattggaatttccaatcgggacaaaaaggGGGAGCGTCAGTAGGATTTTTTGGAGCCgttacaaccggaactaaaggggggcctttaagTTCCGGTTtgtatttacaaccgggactaaagttcccccccccctccccggcGGTGGCCTTCGGTGGTACAATTTTGACTCGGAACTAAAGTCACTTTAGCACGGGTCCAATATTAACCGGTACAAAGGGGGTGGATGGAAAGTCATTCTCTACTAGTATTAATATGGACAATGGGCCGGGCAACGATTCCTTCCTCCCTTAATTTGAATATGCATATGTGTATATATTAACTGTCTCGGAAAAAGAAAACGTATATATTGTCATGAGAGAGCAAGAGATAACTATCAGGGTGAAAGGGTCTTTAGcatagtggttagagcacctaagTAGCACCCAGCATATCCgggttcgactccccgtgggagcaAATTAAAACAGtcttgaataaaaaaatataaaaaataggtaataaaaaaattataaaaaaatgctGACttgggtaaaaaaaaaaaagagataacTACCGTTTCATCATTAGCGCGTTGTTTGATCTTAATGCAGTCGCCACCATGAAGTCATTAGCGTGTCGTTTCATCTTATCACCACCAAGTTCCTGGTGTGGAACCAAGTGTATGCTCCACAAATCTTAAGTCGTATTGTTGGGGGCATGCATGTAGGGCTAACTATTGAAAATTTAAACCTTACTTATTTGACTACATGAACTGAAACTAACAAAAGGAATttcttgaaatttttttttgaaatgtaaTTTCTTGAAATTGGAATCACAATAACTGAGTAACATGCCAGAATCGGAAGTGAAGATAGCGAAGATATAACTCCATCTTGAACTATACATACATGAGGTCAGTATTGTCAAAAAGGGTAAATAACTAAGGGAGTAGACAACATGATCATCGTACACAAAGATCCAGAGAtccggaaaaaaaaacacatttcGATTGCTCCAAAAAATTGAAACTTGGCACTGTAACTAAGTCCTTATCAGTTTGAGACATGGCTAACACAAATTTAAGAAGagttgtttcatatttttttgtgTGAACTTATAATAAGTTGCTACGTAAAATTTTAGAATATGCATTATGTACCTTGCACCGAATATTTTCTATGGTTGTGCCCTCCTTTATCATGATTTGACCACTTTCTAGGATATGGCCTTTTTTGTGTAGGTTGCTTCTTGTTCTCAGTGTCCAGTTCTAATATTGCCTTGACACCCACTTCAACAAAGGCAAATGTATAGTTTCGCCTCACAATTTGACTTCGCTAATCGTGCTTTCAAATATAAGAGAGGCTCCCCTGGCACCCACATTCGTATCAGTTAAACTATCTCTTCCCCGAATTatcatgaaaaaagaaaaaaaaacaactcctTGTAGAGAAGAAATAAATGAAAATAATCAAAGAGTTGCCACTCTTCACTGAGGTACACTAGAGGATTATTTGCCGTTCCATTATTGTTTCAATTCACTGCCATGTGAATGGTAGTAAACACTGAAATTTTGATCTTCGGTTTacaagaaaatgaaaaatatgTGCCCTTTATGCCATGGTTGCTAGACCAAAAGTATGACGACTCAACAGCATGCGCTTCATATAACAGAAGAATACCGTTACAAGTAGATTATCAGTGTGTTAGTTGCCCATAAATTAAACACGTTGACTTGCCATCGTTACGACATTAGGAAGCGACTTTGGGGGCTggaggaaacaaagaaaagtgcacccgggcccggccggccggctaccCATGGCCATCCTTATCAGCGATATATGTTACTCTACGTTCTTGTAAGCCTATCTCGTGGATATATCATATATCTGGTTATGCGAGATCTGTGCTTCCATGGTCGTCCTCCCTTCTCACAGCGTCAGCACCGTGTGGTTTGAAAAGAACGATATCATTAGAAATAAAAAAGCACAACAAAACCACCGCCACAAGGCCTAGAAACATTCTAATGCCATAAATTAAATTTTTTCGGAGGCCCCACGTTTGGTTGTTGATCGACTAGTCTGATCCATTGTGAAGTCTATGCAGTTATGCGTCGAGAGATTTTAAAAGTTTGATGTCTCTCTATCTATAATATGGCATGGAATTTTCAAAGAAAACAATGTATTCAACAAAAAAATGGGGGTCAAAGCTAATGTAAAATATTATGTTTGCATGTACTCAATATGTACAATGGGCCGGGGCAACAATTCCTTCACTTTGAATCTACATATGAGTACGTACGTCCAACATATATATTACCTGTCTCGGACAAAGAAAACGTATATATTGTCTTGAGAGTGATCAAGAGATATTGACTCATGTCGTATTATTGggggccatgcatgcatgtagggCTATTTGAATGTTTAAACCTTAATTGACTACAAAAACTACGAAAGGAATTTCTTGAAATTGGAAGCACTGGTATACATGCCAGAATCGGAACCGAAGATGTGCCAAGTTTGCATGTTCTTTTTCCAAAAGTTGCCATGCAAACTTGCTTCGTAGAAATTTAAACAAAAATGACAAAATTCACATGCATGTGCACCCCAAGACAAATTCATACATAGCATCAGAAGTTTAAGACATGTGGCTAACACAAATTGAAGAAGagttgtttcatattttttatgatTGCCTTTTGTGCCTCTTATATTCGAAAATACAATCAGCGGAGTCAATTTGTGAGACGAAACTATACATTGCTTTTGTAGAAGTGGGTGTCAAGGCACTATTAGAACAGGACATTGAGAACAAGATTATTACAAGAAGCAacctttttatatatatatatatatatatatatatatatatatatatatatatatatatatatatatatatataaaaggacATATCCTACAAAGTGGTACATTGAGGACGACGATGCTAAAGCCTGAAGACCAAGATCTCGCATAACCAGATATATCCATGCAATAGGCTTACATCCTCAATGTACCATGTCCCAACAATAGTCTTAATCCATAACGATCAACCCATGGTTTTAAATACGCGAATTTTTTATTATCGGATTAAAATTtatttgtttcatgtgaaattctTGAAGAATTTGCCTCGATGATAAAAGCTTCGCACTCGAGGGTGATCCACGCGTCCTTATGAGAACAACAACCGTGGTCTCCGTAGACTCTGTTGACCAGTAGTACTTCATTTTGGGCCGTTAAACAATTGGAGGCCCGAAATAGCATTCTCGTCTCGTCTGGGCCGCTCGCTGGTCTTCCGGCCACCCAATTCCCCAATTCACGCCTGCCCGGTGCTCGTCCGCTCGCGCGTCTCCTCCTTCTAGAACCTTCCCCTCCGGCGGGATGCTCCTTCCCAAGCTTCCGAGCCCTTCCCGCCCATGGCGCCCTTGCCTTCTACCAGGCGCGCCTCCCCCTCGCCCTCTTCCTTGCCCCCGCATCTCTGCGAGGACCTTGCCAGGACGACGGCACCcgctctccgccaccgcctcctcctccggggaTTCCCCACTTCCTCCCGCAAAGCCGTCCGCATCGAAGAAGTCGCCGGATGAGATCGGGAGGTGGAAGGCGGTGCCACCTGGAATGCGCGAGTCCGTGGCTGTCCATGAAAGCGAGGACCCGTCGACGCCACCGGCGCCACGGACAGCCCTGTGGTCGGCGAGACGGAGGGCGCGCGCTGCATGGCGGAAGATGGCATCTTGGGTGCCCAGGAAGGCCCGGAGCGTCATGCTGCTCAACCTGGTCACCCTGATCTTTGGTACGGTCGTATAGGTCCTCGCCTTATTGAGAGTTACGGGTTGTCCCTGTTTGCATCTCATCTGTTCGATGTTAGGcctgagagaaaaaaaatggtgaaGTGGGGGTCTATTATTAGGTGCTCATTTCTCTGAAAATTCGGCTATTTTTCACTCTCAACATGTGGATTCGCAAATTTTGTTGAAAGATGTGGTTTCCATTTCATCTTTTACATTATCAGCATATAGGGCCACAATTAATTCCATTTATTCCACATTTCTGGTATGTAAGATTAATAAAACGATGTATTTTAATAGTGTCATCAAGCGAAAAACACATGTATGAATTTTCAAGAAATATTGTTAGGAACATGCAAAGCTTGCTTTACCTCATCATCTGCTTTGTATTTGGTGAGTTATAGTAGTTACTCTGAATTTTTCTCCCACATATTCAGCTAACATAGTTCGTTCTTCCAGCTAGCAACATTTCGGTTGTGAAAGAGGCGGAGACTCTGTTGGATCCTGACCTTTTCAATATGTTAAGGTTCACCATAGCAGCCATTCCATTTGTGCCATTGTTACTAAAATCACTCAGAGATATGCAAATCTTTGTTAGAGGACTAGAGTTGGGCATTTGGGTAAGCTTGGCCTACCTGGCTCAGGCTATTGGTTTAGTTACAGCTGATGCTGGCCGTACATCTTTCATTTCTGCACTCACTGTAAGAACTCTTTCTCAGGAACTCTGCAATAATGTCTTACCTATAGTATATGATTGTATCACTGTTCTTTATTCAACTGCTACAGGTTATCATTGTCCCTTTCTTGGATGGTCTTGTTGGGGCAGAAGTACCTCCATATACATGGTTTGGAGCACTTTTATCACTTCTTGGTGTTGCTATGCTGGAGCTAAGTGGTTCTCCGCCATGTGTAAGTTGGATTATCTACATGGGTGGGTTAACATGTTTGTTTGGACCTTCCGTCTGCTTGTCTTATGGCATATGATACTGTGCTCTGCGCCTCTGCCAATATTACTGTTGTCTTAAACTTTGTCTCATTATATCGCTGCTTTTGTAATGCATATTTTGAATGCTTCAGAAACAATTACATAACATGCATTTGCCATACTGATTGATGTTCTCAATTCTCATCCCATGCTCTCATCAGGTTGGTGATCTTCTAAACCTCATGAGCGCCTTTTCTTTTGCAATTCATATGCTCAGAACTGAGCATATTTCCAGAAATATGAAGAAAGAGAATTTCTTAACTCTTGTTGGATGTGAGGTTAGTGTTCTGACTGAAACTCACTGCCTCAGTCATGTGAGTTCTTTTCTGTTCCCCTTGTCAACTTTTTTGAACAAGTGCTGTTAAACCAGGTGTTCGTTGTAGCTATAATATCAGCAGCCACATACATTTTGAAATGCTTCATCTGGAACGTGCAACACTGGAATTTCAAATCATGGCCACCAACAGAGTTATTTGGTATGGCTATGTCGTTGCCCTGGCCAGCAATTCTTTACACAGGAATATTCTCAACTTCATTTTGTTTATGGGCAGAGGTTTGTATTTTGTCATCAGGTATGCTCTTTGCAGATGAGCCCATTTTTATTATCGCTAatgattttcctttttccaGGTGGCTGCTATGCGCGATGTATCGGCTACAGAAACTGCAATAATTTACGGTCTCGAACCAGTATGGGGTGCTGCTTTTGCATGGGCAATGCTTGGTGAGAGATGGGGCATGACAGGATTTGTTGGAGGTATTTTCATCATAGGTACGCTTGTCACGTTCTCAGTAACATCTTGTATTATAAATTTCAATATTTCAGTTATAGTAATTTTGATATGTCTCCCTGAGAAGTTTTCAGAATGAAAAGTTGACCTTGATTCTCCCTTCTTTTTCAGCCAGTATTAGGCATAGAAGTTGACCTTATTTTGTTCCTAATTTTGTTTTTCAGTCGGTAGCTTGATGGCTCAGATATTTGGATCAATCCCAGATACATCTGGAGGGGACACTTACCAGTTGAACAGCTGAGTAAATACTGTACATAGGTCGCCTTTCTTCATGCGCCCCAACAAATTGCAATCCGTGATGAAGCATTTTTTCCCTTTCATACGGTAGCTGTTGGTGCCTATTAACCTAGCAAGGATGACAATGAAAGGAAATCTAACAGATATGACTAGTAGGCAGTAGTACAATGAAGCAATTGGCTTGACAAAGATGAAGGTGGCTGAAGAGTGGTAAGGGCAACTCAGGCACACGAACTGTAATCCAAATTGCTACCATGTGACTCCCCAACACAAATCCATGCTGAATTGTGGCGTTGATCACATGACCGGTTCAGATGGGAAATGATTCAGTTCAATCAGGTCAGGAAACTGAAACACGGATATGTTGTGCATTTCTAACTTTTGAGTCCGCTGTTTCCTGTTGTAAATCCAAACAGACGATAAAAAACAGTATTTGTCGTTTTCTTTTGAGTAACATTCTTGTTGTTTAACATGAACCTGTTTCCTCGCTGATTTTGCATCAAGCTTATCTCACAGCGTCAGAAACATATTGATCAGCCCTTCTTTCATCATACTGCTGTCAGAATCAAGACAGCCTGTGTGTAGCCCACGCACCCCTGCTAACAATGCTTCCAGACGGCCAGTCCTATCCTCATTAGCCCGGGAACCTCCATTTCACCAGCAACAGGGTTGCCTGGCATTTCAGGCATTAGGTAATCcgatccttcatcttgattgGCTCCATGGTTTCATTGGGTTGCCTACCCCGACTCGGGCCCCGGCCCGCCTGTCATTGCAGCCGCAGTGTGCCGGACCCTCGCCAATAAAACTGGTCACGTACCTCTGACCACCGTCCACACCGGCCTGTGTGTCTCCTGATTGTCCTCTTTAGGTGAGCGCATTCAGTGGCATCACGAGGCCTGGAGGCGAGGGCTGCTGTGGCATCCATCGCCTGTGCCTGGCATCATTTTCCGAACGCTGCCGGCGTCCAAGGAACAGGGCACCTGTGTGGCAGCCATCACCACCGCAGCAACGCAAGTTCAGTCACCAGAGACGACTGACCGGGTGCCGCTCTTTCGCCCTCCTAGCACCTGGGTTTTTTCAGAACAATGATCAAGAATTGCTAATCCCTGCTACAATGGCCTTGGGCAGTCTTGATAGCTCCTGGAAGTCATAGTTGTTATCTGCCTTGATCTGGTGATTTCAGAAGCTGTCGGATCAAACAGATCAGGTGGTGCGAGTGGCAAACTTTGTTGGAACCACAACACCTCTTGAGACAAACAAAAATAGGACGTGGAAAGGAACATACtaaaaacaaaagaggaaaAGATGTAAGGAAGTTGTAGGACAAAAAGAATTGAGGTGGGAGAAAATAAGACAAAATTAGAGATTGGCCACTACTTGGCTAAGTAGTGGTCGACCACTAAATATCAAACTCTGAAATATGTCAGTAAAATTCATACGTCAGGAAGTCTAAGGAAAGATATAACCAGGTTGTACTTCCAAAACCCCAGGTTGTACAAGTCAAAACAGGAGATAGCTTCTACTCCTTCCACTTTCTATATTTTTGTTACAGGGAATGTGGAGGATTGCAAATAAGAAGACAAACGGTAAATCTAATCATGTAACTAACTCAAAAAGAGGAGGGGACACGATAGGCTGGCTGTTCAATAGTTGTTGCTGTTGTAGCCGATGTAGTTGTTGCGGTACCGCATCCCGTACTGCTCATAGAAGGTGTCTCCATAGTTCACGGCCTTGATTTCCACCATGCGACGATTACTGTCCACCTCCTGGACCGCGCCAAAGACGATCTCGTTCGTCGCCTCGCAGCTCTGCTCATAGAACGTCTGTGGGCCTGTGGAGTACTGCCTGTGCTGCTGCAAATGTTGCTGCTGGTGATACAGTTGCTGCTCTGGCTGCTGCTGTTGAGGGTGGTGGTGATGGCTGTCCCAGCCGTTGAAATAAGGATGCCCGTGGCGGACATGGTGGTGGATCTTCTCAGGCTCCTTCGTCATGAACGCGTAGTTCTTCTGAGGGGTTGGTGCTCTGGTGTCCAGAGGTGGAGGCGTCTCATCGTGTGGGATGGCATAGCTATCTTGCACTGGCCATGGGTTAGCTCTTCGCTGTTGGTGATGGTATTGGCTGTTCAGGCGCTTCTTTTTGGAACCTAATATCTCCGCCACGGATGATTTTGCCCCTCCAATGAGTTTGCCAACTGAGGTGAAGAACCCCTCTTCAGTTTCCTGTTTTGCAGCTTCATGTTCCCTTGGGATTAGTGGGGGACGAACATAAGGATTCATAGGCTTCTGGTACGGAGGGATACTTGCAATGCTGGGTCTTGGAGGAATTTGAGGTTCCTGTATGGTAAAATTTGTATT
Above is a genomic segment from Setaria viridis chromosome 4, Setaria_viridis_v4.0, whole genome shotgun sequence containing:
- the LOC117852922 gene encoding uncharacterized protein, with product MLLPKLPSPSRPWRPCLLPGAPPPRPLPCPRISARTLPGRRHPLSATASSSGDSPLPPAKPSASKKSPDEIGRWKAVPPGMRESVAVHESEDPSTPPAPRTALWSARRRARAAWRKMASWVPRKARSVMLLNLVTLIFASNISVVKEAETLLDPDLFNMLRFTIAAIPFVPLLLKSLRDMQIFVRGLELGIWVSLAYLAQAIGLVTADAGRTSFISALTVIIVPFLDGLVGAEVPPYTWFGALLSLLGVAMLELSGSPPCVGDLLNLMSAFSFAIHMLRTEHISRNMKKENFLTLVGCEVFVVAIISAATYILKCFIWNVQHWNFKSWPPTELFGMAMSLPWPAILYTGIFSTSFCLWAEVAAMRDVSATETAIIYGLEPVWGAAFAWAMLGERWGMTGFVGGIFIIVGSLMAQIFGSIPDTSGGDTYQLNS